A single region of the Strigops habroptila isolate Jane chromosome 3, bStrHab1.2.pri, whole genome shotgun sequence genome encodes:
- the LSM8 gene encoding LSM8 homolog, U6 small nuclear RNA associated: MTSALENYINRTVAVITSDGRMIVGTLKGFDQTINLILDESHERVFSSSQGVEQVVLGLYIVRGDNVAVIGEIDEETDSALDLGNIRAEPLNSVVH, encoded by the exons ATGACTTCTGCCCTGGAGAACTACATCAACC GTACTGTTGCAGTAATTACTTCTGATGGAAGAATGATTGTG ggaaCCCTCAAAGGTTTTGATCAGACCATTAACTTGATTTTGGATGAAAGCCATGAACGAGTGTTCAGTTCTTCACAAGGAGTTGAGCAAGTAGTGCTGGGATTATACATTGTAAGAGGTGATAACGT tgctgtTATTGGTGAAATTGACGAAGAAACAGATTCAGCTCTTGACTTGGGGAATATTCGAGCAGAACCTTTAAATTCAGTTGTGcattga